The following proteins are encoded in a genomic region of Micrococcaceae bacterium Sec5.8:
- a CDS encoding MFS transporter — MTSPRAWLIWTVGVFAYLVAVSQRTSFGVVGLEATERFQASAAEISFFTVLQLLVYAALQIPVGILVDRFGSRAMIAGGALLMGLGQLQLAFADTITGGVLGRVLVGAGDAMTFISVIRLIPLWFAPRRVPLLTQLTGMSGQLGQLFSVVPFAMILHLAGWTPAFLTLAAMSALAVVLVLVLLRDLPPGHPAPEPAQGLRATGVSLAQAWRQPGTRLGLWSHFTVQFSGTVFAMTWGYPFLISAQGLDTTTVSALMTLYVATAIAAGPLMGRFVARHPLRRSTMVLLIAGVTAAAWAAVLLIPGRTPLWLLAGLVVVLAVGGPGSMIGFDFARTFNPAHRIGTATGIVNVGGFIASLIAIYLIGLVLDVLYATGFSRGELYGLDPFRIALSVQFLLLACGAAAIVIIRRKVRKQMAAQGVVVPPLLAALASQRRLSAQRRRTP; from the coding sequence GTGACTTCACCCCGAGCCTGGCTGATTTGGACGGTCGGGGTCTTCGCGTACCTCGTGGCGGTCAGCCAGCGCACGTCCTTTGGCGTGGTGGGTCTGGAGGCCACGGAACGGTTCCAGGCCAGTGCTGCCGAAATCTCTTTCTTCACGGTCCTGCAGCTTCTCGTCTACGCCGCTCTGCAGATACCGGTTGGCATCCTCGTGGACCGCTTCGGTTCCCGGGCCATGATCGCAGGAGGCGCCCTGCTGATGGGGCTGGGACAGCTCCAACTGGCTTTCGCTGACACCATCACCGGCGGTGTACTGGGCCGGGTGCTGGTGGGTGCGGGGGACGCGATGACCTTCATTTCGGTGATCCGGCTGATACCCCTGTGGTTCGCCCCCCGGCGCGTTCCGCTGCTGACCCAGCTGACCGGCATGTCCGGCCAGCTAGGCCAGCTCTTCAGCGTGGTGCCGTTTGCCATGATCCTGCACCTCGCCGGCTGGACCCCTGCGTTCCTGACGCTGGCAGCCATGTCGGCCCTCGCCGTCGTGCTCGTCCTGGTCCTGCTTCGGGACCTTCCGCCCGGGCACCCCGCACCGGAACCCGCCCAGGGGCTGCGCGCCACCGGCGTCTCGCTCGCCCAGGCCTGGCGGCAGCCCGGCACCCGGCTGGGGCTCTGGAGCCACTTCACTGTCCAGTTCAGCGGCACCGTGTTTGCGATGACATGGGGTTATCCGTTCCTGATCTCCGCGCAGGGCCTGGACACGACCACCGTTTCGGCGTTGATGACGCTGTACGTGGCGACGGCCATCGCCGCGGGGCCCTTGATGGGCAGATTCGTGGCACGGCACCCGCTGCGCCGGTCCACCATGGTGCTGCTGATAGCAGGCGTCACCGCGGCCGCCTGGGCGGCCGTGCTGCTCATCCCCGGACGGACCCCGCTGTGGCTGCTGGCCGGGCTCGTGGTGGTGCTGGCCGTCGGCGGACCCGGCTCCATGATCGGCTTTGATTTCGCCCGCACGTTCAACCCGGCGCACCGGATCGGCACGGCCACCGGCATCGTCAACGTGGGAGGGTTCATCGCCTCCCTCATCGCCATCTACCTGATCGGCCTGGTCCTCGACGTCCTCTACGCCACCGGATTCTCCCGCGGCGAGCTCTATGGGCTTGACCCGTTCCGGATCGCGTTGAGTGTGCAGTTCCTGCTGCTGGCTTGCGGGGCAGCAGCCATTGTCATCATCCGCCGGAAGGTGCGGAAGCAGATGGCGGCCCAGGGCGTGGTGGTTCCGCCGCTGCTGGCCGCGCTCGCCAGCCAACGCCGGCTCAGCGCGCAGCGGCGCCGCACGCCCTGA
- the sucB gene encoding 2-oxoglutarate dehydrogenase, E2 component, dihydrolipoamide succinyltransferase — MSESVNLPALGESVTEGTVTRWLKQVGDRVEVDEPLLEVSTDKVDTEIPSPIAGVIEEILVAEDETAEVGAPLVRIGDGSGTAGSGDAAAAEAPAAEAPAEEAPAPAAAESPSAAEAPAPEAEVPAAQESPAPAGESHEVTLPALGESVTEGTVTRWLKSIGDNVEVDEPLLEVSTDKVDTEIPSPVAGVLQEIKVAEDETAEVGSVLAVIGSGAAAPAAAPAPEAPKQEAPKAAAPAAAPKQEAPKAAAPAEAPKQEAPKAAAPAEAPKQEAPAAAAAPAASSESGYVTPLVRKLANQQGVDISSLTGTGVGGRIRKQDVLAAAEAKAAPAPAAAAPAPAAAPAARPSAELSSLRGTVQKAPRIRQVIARRMRESLDISTQLTQVHEVDMTKVAKLRAQAKNSFQAQNGSKLTFLPFIAKAVAEALKQHPKVNASYDEDKQEITYHNAEHLAIAVDTDKGLLVPVIADAGNLNLAGLAGKIADVADRTRNGKIGPDELSGGTFSITNIGSVGALFDTPIINQPQVAILGTGAIVKRAVVVSDENGDDSLAIRSMMYLSLTYDHRLVDGADAGRFLQTLKARLEEGAFEADLGL, encoded by the coding sequence ATGTCTGAATCCGTTAACTTGCCCGCCCTCGGTGAGAGTGTCACCGAAGGAACCGTCACCCGCTGGCTCAAGCAGGTAGGTGACCGGGTAGAGGTGGACGAGCCGCTGCTCGAGGTTTCCACCGACAAAGTAGACACCGAGATCCCCTCTCCGATCGCCGGCGTGATCGAGGAAATCCTCGTCGCCGAAGACGAGACCGCTGAAGTAGGCGCGCCGCTGGTGCGCATCGGCGATGGTTCCGGCACCGCCGGCTCGGGAGATGCCGCGGCCGCCGAGGCTCCCGCCGCTGAAGCACCCGCAGAGGAGGCGCCCGCCCCGGCGGCCGCCGAGTCCCCGTCCGCCGCCGAAGCACCGGCGCCCGAAGCTGAAGTACCCGCTGCCCAGGAATCTCCCGCCCCGGCGGGTGAAAGCCACGAGGTCACCCTCCCCGCACTGGGCGAAAGCGTCACCGAAGGCACGGTTACCCGGTGGCTCAAGAGCATCGGCGACAACGTGGAGGTCGACGAACCGCTGCTCGAAGTATCCACGGACAAGGTCGACACCGAGATCCCGTCGCCGGTCGCCGGCGTCCTGCAGGAAATCAAGGTCGCCGAAGACGAAACCGCGGAGGTGGGCTCCGTCCTCGCCGTCATCGGTTCCGGCGCCGCGGCCCCTGCTGCGGCTCCAGCCCCCGAAGCCCCCAAGCAGGAAGCCCCCAAGGCAGCCGCTCCGGCCGCAGCGCCCAAGCAGGAAGCCCCCAAGGCAGCCGCCCCGGCCGAAGCCCCCAAGCAGGAAGCCCCCAAGGCAGCCGCCCCGGCCGAAGCCCCCAAGCAGGAAGCCCCCGCCGCTGCTGCTGCCCCGGCAGCGTCGTCGGAGTCCGGTTACGTCACTCCGCTTGTCCGCAAACTGGCCAACCAGCAGGGCGTTGATATCTCGTCCCTGACCGGAACCGGCGTTGGCGGCCGCATCCGCAAGCAGGACGTCCTGGCGGCAGCGGAAGCCAAGGCAGCACCGGCCCCCGCCGCAGCCGCTCCGGCTCCCGCTGCAGCCCCGGCGGCGCGTCCGTCCGCCGAGCTGTCCTCGCTGCGCGGCACCGTGCAGAAGGCGCCGCGGATCCGCCAGGTCATCGCCCGCCGCATGCGTGAGTCGTTGGACATCTCCACCCAGCTGACCCAGGTACATGAAGTTGACATGACCAAGGTCGCCAAGCTCCGCGCCCAGGCCAAGAACTCCTTCCAGGCCCAGAACGGCTCCAAGCTGACCTTCCTGCCCTTCATCGCCAAGGCTGTCGCCGAGGCCCTGAAGCAGCACCCCAAGGTCAACGCCTCCTACGACGAAGACAAGCAGGAAATCACCTACCACAACGCCGAACACCTGGCGATTGCGGTGGATACGGATAAGGGCCTGCTGGTTCCGGTCATTGCCGACGCCGGCAACCTGAACCTTGCCGGTCTGGCAGGCAAGATCGCCGACGTCGCGGACCGCACCCGCAACGGCAAGATCGGTCCGGACGAGCTCAGCGGCGGAACCTTCAGCATCACCAACATCGGTTCTGTGGGCGCACTCTTTGACACCCCGATCATCAACCAGCCGCAGGTTGCCATCCTCGGCACCGGCGCGATCGTCAAGCGCGCCGTCGTGGTTTCCGATGAGAACGGCGATGACTCGCTGGCCATCCGCTCGATGATGTACCTCTCCTTGACCTACGACCACCGGCTGGTCGACGGCGCCGACGCGGGACGCTTCCTGCAGACGCTGAAGGCACGCCTTGAGGAAGGCGCTTTCGAAGCGGACCTGGGGCTCTAG
- a CDS encoding DUF4192 family protein, whose translation MTAPDHLKITGPEDILGFIPHSLGYWPARSLVAMTMQGKRLGATLRVDLPGSTGGPCGSGAAVPAGYARSVASYLEADDKADGSLLAFFTETDGDPARWAPFLAELESALADAGMPVRDAWLIGADYWRNAYCLDPLCCAPPGRPVEEIRNSRLNAEMVFRGSTVGAAPGAARIVPRSTPDPAVTDAQGNWAAQFSVRTRDRGQFHQVLDVWSRVLQAPAPGPVLTPALTGYLRASLCVLPWRDAVLVMTAAGRESAERGAEDFGVLSGADQGRGSDGPRRGFPPADRPPAALPPLEGFPPPGRSGGREGNRGSGAKASGGTPRGGSRGAGGGARAGGGKGKDARGMNRSGLKPQDVAGYGEVLLGLAPPVPDWSRLAGLERVLVQLGESGGEAGAAALTGRGWIEWCRGKGSFAHELFRQAEAECPGYRLAELLEELVRRGNLCGWARRSETAWQRFDPDVA comes from the coding sequence ATGACAGCTCCCGATCACCTGAAAATCACCGGCCCGGAGGACATCCTGGGGTTCATTCCGCATTCCCTGGGCTATTGGCCCGCCCGCAGCCTCGTGGCCATGACCATGCAAGGAAAACGGCTCGGAGCAACCCTCCGCGTGGACCTTCCCGGCAGCACCGGCGGCCCCTGCGGGTCCGGTGCTGCCGTACCCGCAGGCTATGCCCGTTCCGTGGCGTCTTATCTCGAAGCCGACGACAAAGCGGACGGCTCCCTGCTCGCCTTTTTTACGGAGACCGACGGGGACCCGGCGCGCTGGGCGCCGTTCCTGGCCGAGCTTGAGAGCGCGCTCGCCGACGCGGGAATGCCGGTGCGTGACGCCTGGCTGATCGGCGCCGACTACTGGCGCAATGCCTATTGCCTTGACCCGTTGTGCTGCGCCCCGCCCGGGCGGCCGGTGGAAGAAATCAGGAACAGCCGGCTCAACGCCGAAATGGTCTTTCGCGGGAGCACTGTCGGGGCTGCCCCCGGCGCCGCCCGGATCGTTCCGCGGTCAACGCCAGATCCGGCGGTGACCGACGCTCAGGGAAATTGGGCGGCGCAGTTCTCCGTCCGCACGAGGGACAGGGGGCAGTTCCACCAGGTGTTGGACGTGTGGTCACGGGTGCTGCAGGCTCCGGCACCTGGCCCGGTGCTGACTCCGGCGCTCACCGGCTACCTCAGGGCCTCCCTGTGCGTTCTGCCCTGGCGCGACGCGGTCCTGGTGATGACCGCGGCAGGACGGGAATCGGCAGAGCGCGGCGCAGAGGACTTCGGGGTGCTCTCCGGCGCAGACCAGGGGCGCGGAAGTGATGGTCCGCGCCGCGGTTTCCCGCCGGCCGACCGCCCACCTGCGGCACTCCCGCCGCTGGAAGGGTTCCCGCCTCCGGGGCGGAGCGGAGGCAGGGAGGGCAACCGTGGCAGCGGCGCAAAAGCAAGCGGCGGAACGCCACGCGGAGGAAGCAGGGGTGCAGGGGGCGGGGCCAGGGCCGGTGGCGGGAAAGGCAAAGACGCCCGCGGCATGAACCGGTCCGGCCTGAAACCGCAGGATGTGGCCGGCTACGGCGAGGTCTTACTGGGCCTGGCGCCACCAGTGCCGGACTGGAGCCGTCTGGCGGGCCTGGAACGGGTGCTGGTGCAGCTGGGCGAGTCCGGCGGCGAGGCAGGAGCAGCAGCACTGACCGGGCGGGGCTGGATTGAATGGTGCCGGGGCAAAGGATCGTTTGCACACGAACTGTTCAGGCAGGCGGAGGCGGAATGTCCCGGCTACCGGCTTGCGGAGCTCCTGGAGGAACTCGTCCGGCGCGGGAATCTCTGCGGCTGGGCGCGCCGGAGCGAGACGGCCTGGCAGCGGTTTGACCCGGACGTAGCCTGA
- the lpdA gene encoding dihydrolipoyl dehydrogenase translates to MADQATAQEFDILVLGGGSGGYATALRAVQLGLTVGLVEKGKLGGTCLHNGCIPTKALLHSAELADHARDSAKYGVNVTLDSIDITAVNAYKDGIIAGKYKGLQGLIKSKKSITVIEGEGKLQGTDTVVVNGTAYKGKNIVLATGSYSRSLPGLEIGGKVITSDEALTMDFIPKSAIILGGGVIGVEFASVWKSFGVDVTIIEGLPSLVPNEDATIVKAFERAFKKRGIKFSTGTFFQGVEQNADGVKVTLVDGKTFEADLMLVAVGRGPVTANLGYEEAGLTIDRGFVITNERLHTGVGNVYAVGDIVPGVQLAHRGYQQGIFVAEEIAGLKPVVVEDINIPKVTYSEPEIATVGYSEKAAKAKFGDDQVITQEYNLAGNGKSSILGTSGLVKLVRQKDGPVVGVHMIGSRMGEQVGEAQLIVNWEAYPEDVAQLVHAHPTQNESLGEAHLALAGKPLHG, encoded by the coding sequence GTGGCCGATCAGGCAACTGCGCAAGAATTCGACATCCTGGTACTCGGCGGCGGCAGCGGCGGCTATGCAACTGCCCTGCGGGCCGTTCAGCTTGGCCTCACCGTAGGCCTGGTTGAAAAGGGCAAGCTCGGCGGGACCTGCCTGCATAACGGCTGCATCCCCACGAAGGCCCTGCTGCACTCGGCCGAACTGGCCGACCATGCCCGGGATTCAGCCAAGTACGGCGTCAACGTCACGCTGGACAGCATCGACATCACTGCCGTCAATGCCTACAAAGACGGCATCATCGCAGGCAAGTACAAGGGCCTCCAGGGCCTGATCAAGAGCAAGAAGAGCATCACCGTCATTGAGGGTGAAGGCAAGCTCCAGGGCACCGACACCGTCGTTGTCAACGGCACCGCGTACAAGGGCAAGAACATTGTCCTCGCGACCGGCTCGTACTCCCGCTCGCTGCCTGGTCTGGAAATCGGCGGCAAGGTCATCACCTCGGATGAGGCCCTCACCATGGACTTCATCCCCAAGAGCGCGATCATTCTGGGCGGCGGCGTGATCGGCGTCGAGTTCGCTTCGGTCTGGAAGTCCTTCGGCGTCGACGTCACCATCATCGAGGGCCTGCCGTCGCTGGTCCCCAACGAGGACGCGACGATCGTCAAGGCCTTCGAGCGTGCCTTCAAGAAGCGTGGCATTAAGTTCTCCACCGGTACCTTCTTCCAGGGGGTCGAGCAGAACGCCGACGGCGTCAAGGTCACCCTCGTGGACGGCAAGACCTTCGAGGCAGACCTCATGCTCGTCGCCGTCGGCCGCGGCCCCGTCACGGCCAACCTCGGCTACGAGGAAGCGGGCCTGACGATCGATCGCGGCTTCGTCATCACGAACGAGCGCCTGCACACCGGCGTCGGCAACGTTTACGCGGTCGGCGACATCGTTCCGGGCGTCCAACTGGCCCACCGCGGCTACCAGCAGGGCATCTTCGTCGCCGAGGAAATCGCCGGCCTCAAGCCGGTGGTCGTCGAGGACATCAACATCCCCAAGGTCACCTACTCCGAGCCGGAGATCGCAACCGTCGGCTACTCCGAAAAGGCCGCCAAGGCCAAGTTCGGTGACGACCAGGTCATCACCCAGGAATACAACCTCGCCGGCAACGGCAAGAGCTCCATCCTGGGCACGTCCGGCCTCGTCAAGCTCGTCCGGCAGAAGGACGGCCCCGTCGTCGGCGTCCACATGATCGGCTCCCGCATGGGCGAGCAGGTCGGCGAAGCCCAGCTGATCGTGAACTGGGAAGCCTACCCGGAGGATGTGGCCCAGCTGGTCCACGCCCACCCGACCCAGAACGAATCCCTGGGCGAGGCTCACCTGGCGCTGGCCGGCAAGCCCCTGCACGGCTGA
- a CDS encoding OsmC family protein, translating to MAATRTAHTVWNGDLMTGAGNTTLDSSGLGNFDVTWKARAEASEGKTSPEELIAAAHSACFSMAFSLAVAQAGHTPEEVNTKADVTFVPGTGITDSHLTVSARIPDISEEEFQRIAEEAKLGCPVSAALAGIKITLDATLAS from the coding sequence ATGGCAGCAACACGCACCGCACACACTGTATGGAATGGCGACCTGATGACGGGCGCCGGCAACACCACCCTGGACAGTTCCGGGCTGGGTAATTTCGATGTCACATGGAAGGCGCGCGCCGAGGCTTCCGAGGGCAAGACCAGCCCCGAAGAACTTATCGCCGCCGCGCACTCGGCCTGCTTCTCCATGGCATTCAGCCTCGCCGTCGCCCAGGCCGGCCACACGCCCGAGGAAGTCAACACCAAGGCCGATGTCACGTTCGTGCCCGGCACCGGCATCACGGACAGCCACCTGACCGTCAGCGCGCGGATTCCGGACATCTCCGAAGAGGAATTCCAGCGTATCGCTGAAGAAGCCAAGCTGGGCTGCCCGGTCTCGGCTGCCCTGGCCGGCATCAAGATCACCCTGGATGCCACGCTGGCCTCCTAG
- a CDS encoding leucyl aminopeptidase, producing the protein MVKNTEVKLSAVAGDLKKYPSDALVIGVGQGTDGPVLLSNPLTAKAAEALAESLSVLGITGAADQAHRLPGLGEAGAKVLVLAGVGKVTAAQPLTEEALRRAAGSAVRQLAGVGTVALAFPTSSLGDVAAIAEGAAMGAYSFTEYRSSRDGLKDPVNNVLIVTDFAGDAGLKPVLNRAALIGRAVNATRSLVNQPPSHLYPESFADAAKELSKGLPVKVTVWDEKRLEKEGFGGILGVGKGSTRQPRLVKVEYSPARAAAKVALVGKGITFDTGGISLKPHLGMGDMKSDMAGAAVVLNTVLAIAGLGLPVKATAWLCIAENMPSGAAQRPADVLTIFGGKTVEVLNTDAEGRLVMADGIVAASQEFPDAIIDVATLTGAQLIALGNRTAGVMGSEAVTGALKVAADRAGELVWPMPLPEELRPSLDSQVADIANIGERHGGMMTAAVFLREFVGKNKDGEQIPWAHIDIAGPSFNNGSPYGYNHKQGTGSTVRTLVAYVEDILAKTP; encoded by the coding sequence GTGGTCAAGAATACGGAAGTCAAACTTAGCGCAGTCGCAGGGGACCTGAAAAAGTACCCCAGCGACGCCCTTGTCATCGGCGTCGGCCAGGGTACGGACGGTCCCGTCCTCCTCAGCAACCCCCTGACTGCCAAGGCCGCCGAAGCCCTCGCGGAGTCACTGAGTGTTCTTGGCATCACCGGCGCAGCAGACCAGGCCCACCGCCTCCCGGGCCTCGGCGAGGCCGGGGCGAAGGTTCTGGTGCTTGCCGGCGTCGGCAAAGTCACCGCGGCGCAGCCACTTACCGAGGAGGCGCTGCGCCGCGCAGCAGGATCGGCTGTCCGCCAGCTGGCGGGCGTCGGCACTGTGGCCCTGGCCTTCCCGACGTCGTCACTGGGCGACGTCGCCGCCATCGCCGAGGGTGCGGCGATGGGCGCCTACTCCTTCACCGAATACCGCTCGTCCAGGGACGGCCTGAAAGATCCGGTCAACAACGTCCTGATCGTGACCGACTTTGCCGGCGACGCAGGGCTGAAGCCGGTGTTGAACCGCGCCGCCTTGATCGGCAGGGCCGTCAACGCGACCCGCTCACTGGTCAACCAGCCGCCGAGCCACCTGTACCCCGAGTCCTTCGCAGACGCGGCCAAGGAACTGTCCAAGGGCTTGCCGGTCAAGGTGACTGTGTGGGACGAGAAGCGCCTGGAGAAGGAAGGCTTCGGCGGGATCCTCGGCGTCGGCAAGGGCTCCACCCGGCAGCCGCGCCTGGTCAAGGTCGAATACTCCCCCGCCCGGGCAGCCGCCAAGGTCGCCCTCGTGGGCAAAGGCATCACCTTCGATACCGGCGGGATCTCACTCAAGCCGCACCTGGGCATGGGCGACATGAAATCCGACATGGCCGGCGCAGCCGTCGTGCTGAACACTGTCCTGGCGATTGCGGGCCTGGGCCTGCCGGTCAAGGCGACCGCCTGGCTCTGCATCGCGGAAAACATGCCTTCCGGCGCCGCCCAGCGGCCCGCCGACGTGCTCACCATATTCGGCGGCAAGACCGTTGAGGTCCTGAACACCGACGCCGAGGGCAGGCTGGTCATGGCCGACGGCATTGTGGCCGCCAGCCAGGAGTTCCCCGACGCCATCATCGACGTCGCCACCTTGACCGGGGCGCAGCTGATCGCCCTTGGCAACCGGACCGCCGGTGTCATGGGTTCCGAAGCCGTTACTGGTGCGCTCAAGGTTGCCGCTGACCGGGCCGGCGAGCTGGTCTGGCCGATGCCGCTGCCGGAGGAACTGCGTCCCAGCCTCGACTCGCAGGTCGCGGACATCGCCAATATCGGCGAACGCCACGGCGGCATGATGACCGCTGCCGTCTTCCTGCGCGAATTCGTCGGTAAGAACAAGGACGGCGAACAGATCCCCTGGGCGCACATCGACATTGCCGGGCCGTCCTTCAACAACGGCAGCCCGTACGGGTACAACCACAAGCAAGGAACCGGCTCCACGGTGCGAACCCTCGTGGCGTACGTCGAGGACATCCTGGCCAAAACGCCCTAG
- a CDS encoding RNA polymerase sigma factor has translation MTPSSAKKEPADQAVLSPEEKKAATSAKRAATRAANKAVKDAASADGDSTASAVAKPEPKKRGPKPGAKAAAQAAGKAANGDDDEEAEVDLDDVVVGAVELGEDGEEIPAKAAAATGSGFVYSDADDDDAPVQQVMSAGATADPVKDYLKQIGKVALLNAEQEVDLALRIEAGLFAEEKINADDGTMDPKLKRELEFVIHDGKRAKNHLLEANLRLVVSLAKRYTGRGMLFLDLIQEGNLGLIRAVEKFDYTKGFKFSTYATWWIRQAITRAMADQARTIRIPVHMVEVINKLARVQRQMLQDLGREPTPEELALELDMTPEKVVEVQKYGREPISLHTPLGEDGDSEFGDLIEDSEAVVPADAVSFTLLQEQLHSVLDTLSEREAGVVAMRFGLTDGQPKTLDEIGKVYGVTRERIRQIESKTMSKLRHPSRSQVLRDYLD, from the coding sequence GTGACCCCGTCTTCCGCGAAGAAGGAACCCGCCGACCAGGCCGTATTGTCCCCAGAGGAGAAGAAGGCGGCGACGAGCGCCAAGCGCGCCGCCACGCGAGCCGCCAACAAGGCTGTCAAAGACGCCGCCTCGGCCGATGGTGACAGCACCGCGTCGGCAGTCGCCAAGCCTGAGCCAAAGAAGCGCGGGCCCAAGCCCGGCGCTAAAGCCGCGGCGCAGGCCGCCGGCAAAGCCGCCAACGGTGATGACGACGAAGAAGCCGAGGTAGACCTCGACGACGTCGTCGTCGGAGCAGTCGAGCTCGGTGAGGACGGCGAGGAGATCCCGGCCAAGGCAGCAGCTGCTACCGGCTCCGGCTTCGTCTACTCCGATGCCGACGACGACGACGCGCCCGTGCAGCAGGTCATGTCGGCGGGCGCCACCGCCGACCCTGTCAAGGACTACCTGAAGCAGATCGGCAAGGTCGCCCTGCTGAACGCTGAGCAGGAAGTTGACCTCGCCCTGCGCATCGAAGCAGGCCTCTTCGCCGAGGAAAAGATCAACGCCGACGACGGAACCATGGATCCGAAGCTCAAGCGCGAGCTCGAATTCGTCATCCACGATGGCAAGCGCGCCAAGAACCACCTGCTGGAGGCCAACCTCCGCCTCGTGGTCTCCCTGGCCAAGCGCTACACCGGCCGCGGCATGCTCTTCCTGGACCTGATCCAGGAAGGCAACCTGGGCTTGATCCGCGCGGTGGAGAAGTTTGACTACACCAAGGGCTTCAAGTTCTCCACCTACGCCACCTGGTGGATCCGCCAGGCCATCACCCGTGCCATGGCCGACCAGGCCCGCACCATCCGCATCCCGGTGCACATGGTCGAAGTCATCAACAAGCTGGCACGCGTGCAGCGCCAGATGCTGCAGGACCTCGGCCGCGAACCCACCCCGGAGGAGCTGGCCCTCGAACTGGACATGACACCGGAAAAGGTCGTCGAGGTCCAGAAGTACGGCCGCGAACCAATTTCACTGCACACCCCGCTGGGCGAAGACGGCGATTCGGAGTTCGGTGACCTCATCGAGGACTCCGAGGCCGTGGTTCCGGCGGATGCAGTGAGCTTCACCCTGCTGCAGGAACAGCTGCACTCGGTGCTGGACACCCTTTCCGAGCGCGAGGCCGGCGTGGTCGCGATGCGTTTCGGGTTGACCGACGGACAGCCGAAGACGTTAGACGAAATCGGCAAGGTTTACGGGGTCACTCGTGAGCGGATCCGCCAAATCGAATCCAAAACCATGTCCAAGCTGCGGCACCCGTCGCGGTCCCAGGTACTCCGGGATTACCTGGACTAG
- a CDS encoding PAC2 family protein, whose amino-acid sequence MLKRISGSLLDPESLYQRDDALFQGTDLLGLNLVMGFTGFADAGHVVRQITTELLDTADAEMVAEFDADQLIDYRSRRPQISFVEDHLQDYQAPRLALYRLVDGLGSPFLLLAGFEPDLQWERFARAVVGIVEDLDVNLVTWIHSIPMPVPHTRPVGVTVHGNRPDLIEGISVWKPTVEVPAAVGHVLELRLAEAGRNVAGYVMHVPHYLAEAEYPTAAVAGLEYLGAATSLMLPTDRLREASRDVMRQIAEQIDASEDVQQVVSRLETRYDESAEGTVRRSLLADENDQLPNADALGAAVEAYLASKEPGE is encoded by the coding sequence GTGCTTAAACGGATTTCCGGCTCCCTGCTGGACCCCGAATCGCTCTACCAGCGTGATGACGCGCTGTTCCAGGGCACCGACCTGCTCGGGCTGAACCTCGTCATGGGTTTCACCGGATTCGCCGATGCAGGACACGTGGTCCGGCAAATCACCACCGAACTGCTGGACACCGCGGATGCGGAGATGGTGGCCGAATTCGACGCCGACCAGCTCATCGATTACCGGTCCCGCCGCCCGCAAATCAGCTTTGTCGAGGACCACTTGCAGGACTACCAGGCGCCGCGTCTGGCACTGTACCGCCTGGTCGACGGGTTGGGCAGCCCGTTCCTGCTCCTTGCAGGATTCGAACCGGACCTGCAATGGGAGAGGTTCGCGCGCGCCGTCGTAGGAATCGTTGAGGACCTCGACGTCAACCTCGTCACCTGGATCCATTCCATCCCCATGCCCGTTCCGCATACCCGTCCGGTCGGCGTGACGGTCCATGGCAACCGCCCGGACCTCATCGAGGGCATCTCGGTGTGGAAACCGACCGTCGAGGTGCCCGCCGCCGTGGGCCACGTGCTTGAGCTTCGGCTCGCGGAGGCCGGGCGCAACGTCGCCGGCTATGTCATGCACGTGCCGCACTATCTTGCCGAGGCCGAGTACCCCACGGCCGCGGTCGCCGGACTTGAGTACCTGGGCGCAGCCACCTCCCTGATGCTGCCCACCGACCGGCTTCGGGAAGCCAGCAGGGACGTCATGCGCCAGATTGCCGAGCAGATCGATGCATCGGAGGATGTCCAGCAGGTGGTCTCGCGGCTGGAAACCCGCTACGACGAAAGCGCCGAGGGCACTGTCCGCCGGTCTCTGCTCGCCGACGAAAACGACCAGCTGCCAAACGCCGATGCCCTCGGGGCCGCCGTCGAGGCCTATTTGGCCAGTAAAGAACCCGGCGAATAA